A single region of the Winslowiella toletana genome encodes:
- the dnaN gene encoding DNA polymerase III subunit beta: MKFIVEREHLLKPLQQVSSPLGGRPTLPILGNLLLQVNEGSLLLTGTDLEMEMVARVALAQPHEPGATTVPARKFFDICRGLPEGAEITVVLEGDRMLVRSGRSRFSLSTLPASDFPNLDDWQSEVEFTLPQATLKRLIEATQFSMAHQDVRYYLNGMLFETEGEELRTVATDGHRLAVCSMPIGQALPNHSVIVPRKGVIELVRLLDGGETPLQVQIGSNNIRAHVGDFIFTSKLVDGRFPDYRRVLPKNPDKTLDAGCDLLKQAFARAAILSNEKFRGVRLYISENQLKITANNPEQEEAEEILDVTYGGTDLEIGFNVSYVLDVLNALKCENVRLLLTDSVSSVQIEDAASQSAAYVVMPMRL, from the coding sequence ATGAAATTTATTGTAGAACGTGAGCATTTACTCAAACCGTTACAGCAAGTCAGCAGCCCGTTAGGTGGCCGCCCAACGCTGCCTATTCTTGGTAACCTGCTGTTGCAGGTTAATGAAGGCAGCCTGCTGTTAACCGGTACAGATTTAGAAATGGAAATGGTAGCGCGCGTGGCGCTGGCGCAGCCGCACGAGCCGGGCGCAACCACCGTACCGGCGCGCAAATTTTTTGATATCTGCCGCGGCTTGCCGGAAGGCGCAGAAATCACCGTGGTGCTGGAAGGCGACAGAATGCTGGTGCGCTCAGGGCGTAGCCGTTTTTCACTGTCGACGCTGCCTGCCAGCGACTTTCCGAACCTGGATGACTGGCAAAGTGAAGTTGAATTCACGCTGCCACAGGCTACGTTGAAGCGCCTGATTGAAGCCACACAGTTTTCAATGGCGCATCAGGACGTTCGCTATTACCTGAACGGTATGCTGTTCGAAACCGAAGGTGAAGAACTGCGTACCGTGGCAACCGATGGTCACCGTCTGGCGGTTTGTTCAATGCCGATTGGTCAGGCATTACCAAACCATTCGGTGATCGTGCCGCGTAAAGGGGTGATTGAGCTGGTCCGTCTGCTGGACGGCGGTGAGACGCCATTGCAGGTGCAGATCGGCAGTAATAACATCCGCGCGCATGTCGGTGACTTTATTTTCACCTCCAAACTGGTGGATGGTCGTTTCCCTGATTATCGTCGCGTACTGCCGAAAAATCCGGATAAAACGCTGGATGCTGGCTGCGATCTGCTTAAGCAGGCGTTTGCCCGTGCTGCGATCCTCTCCAATGAGAAGTTCCGTGGCGTTCGCCTCTATATCAGCGAAAATCAGCTGAAAATTACCGCGAATAATCCCGAACAGGAAGAAGCGGAAGAGATACTCGACGTCACTTATGGCGGCACCGATCTGGAAATTGGCTTTAACGTCAGTTACGTGCTGGATGTGCTGAACGCGCTGAAATGTGAAAACGTGCGTTTACTGCTGACCGATTCGGTTTCCAGCGTGCAGATCGAAGATGCGGCCAGCCAGTCGGCGGCCTATGTGGTTATGCCGATGCGCCTGTAG
- the dnaA gene encoding chromosomal replication initiator protein DnaA, translating to MSLSLWQQCLARLQDELPATEFSMWIRPLQAELNDNTLALYAPNRFVLDWVRDKYLNNINGLLNEFCGTDAPLLRFEVGSKPVTQIISQPVAATASVSAPPAPAGVRPAPSRPSWDNVPAPAELSYRSNVNTKHNFDNFVEGKSNQLARAAARQVADNPGGAYNPLFLYGGTGLGKTHLLHAVGNGIMARKPNAKVVYMHSERFVQDMVKALQNNAIEEFKRYYRSVDALLIDDIQFFANKERSQEEFFHTFNALLEGNQQIILTSDRYPKEINGVEDRLKSRFGWGLTVAIEPPELETRVAILMKKADENDIRLPGEVAFFIAKRLRSNVRELEGALNRVIANANFTGRAITIDFVREALRDLLALQEKLVTIDNIQKTVAEYYKIKVADLLSKRRSRSVARPRQMAMAMAKELTNHSLPEIGDAFGGRDHTTVLHACRKIEQLREESHDIKEDFSNLIRTLSS from the coding sequence GTGTCACTTTCGCTTTGGCAACAGTGTCTTGCCCGCCTGCAGGATGAGCTACCTGCCACAGAATTCAGCATGTGGATACGCCCGCTACAGGCCGAACTGAATGACAATACACTGGCCTTGTATGCACCTAACCGGTTTGTACTCGACTGGGTTCGTGATAAATATCTGAATAATATCAACGGACTATTAAATGAATTTTGTGGCACGGATGCGCCATTGCTGCGTTTTGAAGTTGGCAGTAAGCCTGTGACTCAAATCATCAGTCAACCGGTGGCGGCGACCGCCAGCGTCAGCGCGCCACCTGCTCCGGCAGGCGTGCGTCCGGCACCTTCACGCCCAAGCTGGGACAACGTACCGGCTCCTGCGGAGCTTTCTTACCGCTCGAACGTCAATACCAAACATAACTTCGATAACTTCGTCGAAGGTAAATCGAACCAGCTGGCGCGTGCCGCCGCACGTCAGGTTGCCGATAATCCCGGTGGTGCCTATAACCCGCTGTTCCTTTATGGCGGTACCGGCCTGGGTAAAACTCACCTGCTGCACGCGGTAGGTAATGGCATCATGGCGCGCAAGCCCAATGCCAAAGTGGTGTATATGCATTCCGAGCGCTTTGTGCAGGATATGGTGAAAGCGCTGCAAAATAATGCGATTGAAGAGTTCAAGCGCTATTATCGCTCTGTCGATGCGCTGCTGATCGATGACATTCAGTTCTTCGCGAATAAAGAGCGCTCGCAGGAAGAGTTTTTCCATACCTTTAATGCCCTGCTGGAAGGTAATCAGCAGATCATTCTGACGTCGGATCGCTATCCAAAAGAGATCAACGGCGTGGAAGATCGTCTGAAGTCGCGCTTCGGCTGGGGATTAACGGTCGCTATCGAGCCGCCTGAGCTGGAAACGCGCGTGGCGATTCTGATGAAGAAAGCCGACGAAAATGACATTCGCCTGCCGGGCGAAGTGGCGTTCTTCATTGCCAAGCGTCTGCGTTCCAACGTACGTGAGCTGGAAGGGGCACTGAACCGTGTGATTGCCAACGCCAACTTTACTGGCCGCGCGATCACTATCGATTTCGTGCGTGAAGCGCTGCGCGATCTGCTGGCGCTGCAGGAAAAACTGGTTACCATCGACAATATTCAGAAGACGGTGGCCGAGTATTACAAAATCAAGGTGGCCGATCTGCTTTCCAAACGTCGTTCTCGTTCAGTGGCGCGTCCGCGTCAGATGGCGATGGCGATGGCTAAAGAGCTGACCAACCACAGTTTGCCGGAAATCGGTGATGCTTTCGGGGGTCGCGACCACACGACCGTGCTGCATGCCTGCCGTAAAATCGAGCAGCTACGCGAAGAGAGTCACGACATTAAAGAAGATTTCTCAAATTTAATCAGAACATTATCTTCCTGA